cATCCCTgccttccccctttcgcaGACACCCGTGCACACGTCTGTGTCTCTTTCCTGCTGCCACGGGGTTCTTCATTCTCCACGtcctccccacctcctccaatcacacgcgcacagacacgcccACGCAGGGGATGAGCGAGAGGcaaggatgaggaggagaaaggggtgggggtgggtgcgACAGTGACGATGGTAGCTGTGTTGGTGGGACAAGAGCGATCAGAGAGTTGGTTCTCTTGCTCAGCTTCCAGGTTGGGTGAGATGGGCGCGATAGGCGGAGGGAAAAGTAcaaagggggcgggggcgtgGTGGGTACAGCGCACCGGTATCTCACGACTGGTCCTTCGGCTACGATTGCTCActggccgccgccaccgacaATGTTGAAGACCTGATTCGACACGTACCACTGGCCGTTGTCCTGCGCCAGGTGGAAGACGTCGTTAAACTTGAGCGAGTGGTGCTCTTCTTTCAACTGGACCTCGCCGTTCACGACGACAAGCACACCGCCGCTTAGTGAGGGCTGACAATCGACGTTGTCCTGCTTGAAGGCAGCCTCAGCGAAGCCGAGGTTTGCAAAGCGCGCCATGATCGCGTCCACACCTTGCACCTGTTCCCTCTGCCACGTCAACAGCGTATTGGGGCGGTAAATGCCGGCCAGTAGGCTGCGTTGGGTGGCGAAGAAGTTGTAGTAGTGCTGGACGAAGCCCACGCCAACATCCTGAAACGACATTGTCCCCTTTGAGTCGCTGATGCGCCTTTTTCCTTCGTGCCTCGTAGCGACTGCggttgtgtgcgcgtggagagcgacagagggaggggagggagggagtgagggagggagggaggaagaacgAAGGGAGTGGCGAAGTGCTTAGCGCTGAGCCGTGCATGCACGTTTGGGCTCACAAGTTACGaggcgaaagaaaaaggcggGGGCGGGTATGagggtggaagagaggaagaacgGATGGTGGGGGGCGGGCGGAGAGGGCAGCGAGTTCGGCAGTTCGTGCAAACATGGGCGTGAGGAACGAGCAAAGGAGGCGACTTGTGCAGGAAGCGAGTGAGGAGTGGCTGGGttgaggccgccgccgctacaGCCACAACAACGAGAACAGCGGCACGGAAACCCagagaaggtggagaggCGAACGTGCTACTCGCATCAGCGCCAACACGCAGAACTGCCCACCATGATAATGTGAAGTGAGGGCGAGAGGCAGCGGCTGAAGCTGCTCTAAGCCAACTACTAGGGTGAGGTGCACTTCACACCGCTTCCTTCTCtggcttctctttctctcccgcACTCAGACCCACACTAAAGCTTTCGGGgatggggggtggggtggatgGACGGAACGCTCGTGAGGCGGGGGTGCCCTTCGTCACCCTCCCTACTCTGTCCCACTCGATGGCCCCCTTCCCTTGGGGCGATGGTGATGCACCGCACTGGACGCTTCTTCGCTTTGATTTTGTGTGTTCTTTACGCTCTGTTTTTCTCCGTCTCGCTCACCTCCACAGGTGCTCCCGCGttaggggggaggggggaggacagAGAGGGCTGGCCGACTGAAGGGggccggcgcagcggcattTTAGTACACGAGGTTACacgatggggagggggaagagcgAAGCCAACAACCACAGCGGCACAAGCAAACAGGGGCGGGTACTGCCCcgtccaccgcagccgcagacacacacacacacacagggtGTCGCGGCAACAACATCACCTTGCGCGCTGTGATGGCGGACCTGCAGACCAGAGCAAGAGGGTACATCGCAATCTTTCGAAGGGTAGCGCAGCCCAGGCGGCCGTCGAAGGCTAGGACTGCACGCCAACTACCCTCGTTGGCCCGAGCGCAGGTGCGGGTCAGCAAATTGCTCAATCGAAAACCagcccttctcttccgcttCGGCGAACTCCTTTGGGAAGGCCGCCTTTTCCCATTTGAGGTAATTCACGATTTGTCGCTGCAGTTGGCGCATGTTGAGCTGGAATGGGTTGAGTTTCCGATCCAGCGTCATGCGCTTCAGGTCTGTGCCGTAACGCTGAATCAAGTTCGCGATGGTGGACCCTTCCTGCTCGCTGACCGGGCGCCCGATTTTCGTGGCCTTCACCTGCTTCTCGTTCTCCGCCAGCTCGCTTTGCTCTTCAAAGACGCAACGCGTCTGCGGCCGCACCTTTGCCTTGCGCTTCTCCGTTACCGACTTCGAGGCACTTGGGTCGATGGTAAGTCCGAGACGAGTGAAGGTTTGCTCGGCAGTGTTATTGCCCTCAAAGTACTTCTGAGTGAAGCGGTTGTTCGCGCCGGCGACGTCCACGGCGCGGACGTGGGCAAATCGCCGCTTCAGGTACTGTTTCTTACCTATACGGGTGATGGGGATGTTCTTCTTCACTTTTCCCTTCGGTGTCACCTTGACGCGGCCCATGGTGatgggcggtggtggcggcaatGCTCAACGTCTTCTGATATTGAGATGCGGCGCGGTCTTATTGGCCACGCCTCTTTCTCACGTCtagggaggcggagggggaagaaggctGGCGTGCACAGTGGACTGAGGATTCACTACAAACATGCGTGCGCTCGAGTGttgcaggagagagggggatgAGAGGAGGGGATTGTGATAGTGAGGACAGAGTCGTGTCCATCTACGGTGCCATAATGACGTTGTTGAGCGGGTAACAACAGGAGGTGGACTGGGGCTGGCTCAGTGTTCCCCCCTGCTGCGTAGCGGGTTGAAACACCACACATGCAGGACCGAAACAGGGCtggcgtgtgtacgtgtgtgtgtgtgtgtgtgtgccataCATGCCAGCATGTGAAAGGGGCAGCTCCATAAGGTGGTGAACCGCATACCACAGGTACTGTGATTCATCCCCACATAGCGCAGGCCCACGCGCCCATCACACAGACAGGCCCTTCACCTCTACCCATGTGCATTGCGTGGCGTACTGCTGCTCACTCGCATCATTTGTGTCATCCCCACTTTCTCCTCTGCAGCCGGCCGGCACGAGGGGTGCGGacagcgccatccaccgcATCCACACACTGCCGTCAGGCACAGAAGAGCTAAATCACAGAGATGGAGGTTATCAAGCGAGacaggagaggaggagagaggggggcatcCAGCCACAGAGATAGAgagatatatatatatatatattgaACAGAGACCTCCCCACATAAAGctaaagagaaaaaaacgaacaAACGCATCTATGAGACGGCCGTGCACGGCAgtacggagagagagagagacgacgaccaaaggagggagggaagggagagaagtgCGGAGGGGCATCGCTCACTCTGCGGCTTCTCCACTTTActccctcaccacccccccTTTTGCCGATCTCTATGCCCTCTCTAGTGGCGATCACCGCGCAGGCgcatcgccagctgcacgtcCTTCGGCTGGATCGTCACGCGCTTCGCGTGGATGCAGGCCAGGTTGGTGTCCGCCAACAGCGACACAATGTAcgcctccgtcgcctccTGGATCGCCaggatggcgctgctctgGAAGCGCAGGCCCTCCTTCTGCGCGCTCGACACCTCGCGCACCAGGCGCTGGAACGGCGCGCACTGCATCAGCAGCTCCGTGCTCTTCTGGTACCTGCGGATCTCGCGGATCGCGCAGGTGCCcgggcgccagcggcggtgcacctTCTTCAGGCCGGACACCGCGCTCGGCGCcttcttgctcttcttcgccgtgATGCTGCGCTTCGTGCGGGCGGTCTCCTTGGTGCGGGACATGGCTGAGGGGcggggtgtggtggggggtTGGGGAGAGTTAGGGGTGGCTGTGGTGGCTGTAGAGACTGCGGCGCGTATGCGAGTTGGTTGGGGGTGGGGTAAGAGAGGAGCAATGGAGAGGACAAGGAAAGAGCGATGGGGATGAGGAgatgcgagagagagagaacgcggTGAAGTAAGTTACCGTCAAAGTGGTCACGCGGGATCGAGGGAGGGATTACCGGCGCCTGCAGAGCGAGAAAAACTCGAGAAGGCACTAAAGGAGCACGCGAGTAGCCACCAGATGCCACAAGCAAGCTGCGCATCTCCTCGGGCGAGTTCGTCAAAACTGCATGCGCGACATACATGCGCATATACTTTATGTGTGCGCTCATATGATGGGGTCTTGCTTTTGGAGAAATGATGAGACAGCGGCACGTAGGCGACATGATGATGGCGAGTGTGGATGgtaaggggggaggggggggggcagccaCTGCGGGGGTTGGCAATGGGTGTACCATCCGCAAtgtggagggcgaggaggagagggagcacacaaaagaaaaggggcctacgaaagagagggatgTGGAGAGTGACCAAGGGACCTAAACACATACGTacgtcttctctccccctccccctgcctcATCCTCCCCacgctt
This genomic window from Leishmania braziliensis MHOM/BR/75/M2904 complete genome, chromosome 10 contains:
- a CDS encoding putative nuclear transport factor 2, encoding MSFQDVGVGFVQHYYNFFATQRSLLAGIYRPNTLLTWQREQVQGVDAIMARFANLGFAEAAFKQDNVDCQPSLSGGVLVVVNGEVQLKEEHHSLKFNDVFHLAQDNGQWYVSNQVFNIVGGGGQ
- a CDS encoding histone H3 codes for the protein MSRTKETARTKRSITAKKSKKAPSAVSGLKKVHRRWRPGTCAIREIRRYQKSTELLMQCAPFQRLVREVSSAQKEGLRFQSSAILAIQEATEAYIVSLLADTNLACIHAKRVTIQPKDVQLAMRLRGDRH